In a genomic window of Prochlorococcus marinus str. GP2:
- the rpmA gene encoding 50S ribosomal protein L27: MAHKKGTGSTRNGRDSNSKRLGVKAYGGEKVTAGSILIRQRGTSFLPGNNVGKGKDDTLFALKEGTVSFESIKRNLRNRKRVNIVI, from the coding sequence ATGGCACATAAAAAAGGAACAGGTTCTACTAGAAACGGTCGAGATTCAAATTCTAAAAGACTGGGTGTCAAAGCTTATGGTGGTGAAAAAGTAACTGCTGGATCAATTTTAATTCGCCAAAGAGGTACATCATTTTTGCCTGGAAACAATGTTGGTAAAGGTAAAGATGACACGCTTTTTGCACTAAAAGAAGGAACCGTAAGTTTCGAAAGCATTAAACGAAATTTAAGAAATAGAAAAAGAGTTAATATAGTTATCTAA
- the kaiB gene encoding circadian clock protein KaiB, with translation MAARKTYILKLYVAGNTPNSMRALNTLREILENEFKGVYALKVIDVLKQPQLAEEDKILATPTLAKILPPPVRRIIGDLSDREKVLIGLDLLFDELTETEYSGDK, from the coding sequence ATGGCAGCAAGAAAAACATATATTTTAAAACTCTATGTCGCGGGGAATACTCCTAATTCAATGAGAGCATTAAATACTTTAAGAGAAATTTTAGAAAATGAATTTAAAGGGGTTTATGCCTTGAAGGTTATAGACGTCCTTAAGCAACCACAACTTGCAGAGGAAGACAAGATTTTAGCTACTCCAACCTTAGCTAAAATTTTACCTCCACCAGTGAGAAGGATAATTGGTGACCTTTCTGATAGAGAAAAAGTTTTAATTGGGTTAGATTTACTTTTTGATGAATTAACTGAAACTG
- the truB gene encoding tRNA pseudouridine(55) synthase TruB, giving the protein METKDGFLVINKDKGCTSHDCVKQIRKLLNTKKVGHTGTLDPEVIGTLPIAIGNATRFIQYLPQGKTYIGQIKLGIRTNTDDIQGEIISQKSWPTISDEKLDQYLNRFRGIIKQIPPKVSSVHVNGERAYKKSFRNENFQLAPREVKIEELILMKWDQINGIIEIKIKCSAGTYIRSIARDIGEILNSEGCLLQLKRISACGFDEQNSIKISDIEKEKGKNNSKNFIIPTISALNHISTFVLTFEEQINFWQTGRAIKIDINYLKKSKTFDYKKPIKVIDKRQKLLGIGFLNEDQTNINPKLVLNAK; this is encoded by the coding sequence ATGGAAACTAAAGATGGATTCTTAGTAATTAATAAAGATAAAGGCTGCACCTCTCATGATTGCGTTAAACAAATAAGGAAGTTACTAAATACAAAAAAAGTCGGACATACAGGGACTCTTGACCCAGAAGTTATAGGAACATTACCAATCGCTATAGGCAATGCAACGAGATTTATTCAATATCTTCCTCAGGGTAAAACTTATATAGGACAAATTAAATTAGGGATAAGAACTAACACAGATGATATTCAAGGCGAAATAATTAGTCAAAAAAGTTGGCCTACAATCAGCGATGAAAAATTAGATCAATACTTAAATAGATTTAGAGGAATCATTAAACAAATTCCTCCGAAAGTTTCTAGTGTTCACGTTAATGGAGAGAGAGCTTATAAAAAATCGTTCAGGAATGAAAATTTTCAATTAGCACCAAGAGAAGTAAAAATAGAAGAACTTATTTTAATGAAATGGGACCAAATTAACGGAATCATAGAAATAAAAATAAAATGTTCAGCTGGCACATATATAAGATCAATCGCAAGAGATATAGGAGAAATTCTCAATTCCGAAGGTTGCCTTCTGCAACTAAAAAGAATTTCAGCTTGTGGCTTTGATGAACAAAACTCGATAAAAATATCTGATATCGAAAAAGAAAAAGGTAAAAATAACTCGAAAAATTTTATTATTCCAACAATTTCTGCTCTTAATCACATTTCAACATTTGTCTTAACTTTTGAAGAGCAAATCAATTTTTGGCAAACTGGAAGAGCAATTAAAATTGATATTAATTATTTAAAAAAAAGCAAAACTTTTGATTATAAAAAACCCATAAAGGTTATAGATAAAAGACAAAAATTGCTAGGGATAGGTTTCTTAAATGAGGATCAAACTAATATAAATCCAAAATTAGTTCTTAATGCAAAATAA
- the rplU gene encoding 50S ribosomal protein L21 has protein sequence MTNSKKSSDNSSKSNELYAIAETSGQQFWFEVNRYYDIDRLNAKEKEKITLEKVLLLKDKDSITVGKPYIKDAKIELEVVSHKRDKKIIVYKMRPKKKTRRKMGHRQELTRVMVKSISMGKGTPKSSSKKETVKKEAKPKSEKSTN, from the coding sequence ATGACAAATTCTAAAAAATCTTCAGACAATTCTTCTAAAAGTAATGAATTGTACGCAATAGCCGAAACTTCAGGTCAACAATTTTGGTTCGAAGTAAACAGATACTACGATATTGACAGGTTAAATGCAAAAGAGAAAGAAAAGATAACACTTGAAAAAGTTTTACTCTTAAAAGACAAAGACTCTATCACTGTAGGAAAACCTTACATAAAAGATGCAAAAATTGAACTAGAAGTTGTCTCTCATAAAAGAGATAAGAAAATTATTGTTTACAAGATGCGTCCGAAAAAAAAGACAAGAAGAAAAATGGGTCATAGACAAGAACTTACAAGAGTTATGGTAAAATCTATATCAATGGGTAAAGGCACTCCTAAGTCTTCTTCAAAAAAAGAAACTGTTAAAAAGGAAGCTAAACCAAAATCAGAAAAATCAACAAATTAA
- a CDS encoding class I SAM-dependent methyltransferase has protein sequence MEYLSIRECDLDGFLASAKMNLANSHPGDALNDVSDFYTDIVGDRHVADLAAWHITSRDYIADTLKLQQRFSKGLVLDFGGGIGTHALANAMSSKVEHVFFVDINQTNRNFVEYRAKQLGVEKKLTFCKTIQDTQIVKFDTIVCFDVLEHLADPASQINHFSEIMDSNSIALFNWYFYKGDNNEYPFHIDESKIIEKFFETLQSKFLEVFHPILITARAYRKIR, from the coding sequence ATGGAATACTTATCTATTAGGGAATGTGATTTAGATGGATTCCTTGCAAGTGCAAAGATGAATTTGGCAAATTCACATCCTGGCGATGCTTTGAATGATGTTTCAGATTTTTACACTGATATTGTAGGAGATAGGCATGTAGCTGATTTAGCTGCTTGGCATATCACAAGTAGGGACTATATAGCTGATACTTTAAAACTTCAGCAGAGATTTTCTAAAGGTTTAGTTTTGGATTTTGGAGGAGGTATTGGTACGCATGCCCTAGCTAACGCTATGTCTTCAAAAGTTGAGCATGTTTTTTTTGTAGATATTAATCAAACAAATAGAAATTTTGTTGAATACAGGGCTAAGCAATTAGGAGTTGAAAAAAAACTTACTTTTTGCAAGACAATTCAAGATACACAAATAGTTAAATTTGATACTATAGTTTGCTTTGATGTTTTGGAACATCTTGCAGATCCAGCTTCTCAAATTAATCATTTCAGTGAGATTATGGATAGTAATTCTATTGCTCTATTCAATTGGTATTTCTACAAAGGAGATAACAATGAATATCCTTTTCATATCGATGAAAGTAAAATTATTGAAAAGTTTTTTGAGACTCTTCAATCAAAATTTTTAGAGGTATTTCATCCTATTCTTATAACTGCAAGAGCTTATAGGAAAATTAGATAA
- a CDS encoding SpoIID/LytB domain-containing protein has protein sequence MILKIIKNTHNFCLISILIFCFSQNRALSASKEPNISVLILKDKKIRIRSDRSIPLTIKGQRFSNKKIKGLTLKKQNNRTTLIFDKNKQKIYDLKNKEKFLVSSSDRRGIWVGQKRYAGKLNIFISDNYILVVNVLGIEKYLASVVGSEMPAKWPLEALKAQAIASRTYALKQKGNPLYDIDSTNMNQVYIGLEAGTHKTKRAVNSTRSLVLTYENKLINALFHSSSAGMTENSQDVWKNKYPYLSSVKDFDKNNPKLRWNQKFSQSQLQKLFPRIGGINKIEILNVTSTGRVKNVRIHGDFGTDQISGVDIRKKMNLKSTLVRFKFVEDNEFKSLNHTPKLLSTNGLENEPLTHIVRVGETLIVIADQYDVSVEEIVALNNIKDSSIIKIGQRLLVPRNPLNSSSSPAKILVVSGFGSGHGVGMSQWGAKHMANQGAKAKTILKHFYKGVEIKPFKKYFL, from the coding sequence GTGATATTAAAGATCATAAAAAACACCCATAACTTTTGTTTAATAAGTATATTAATTTTTTGTTTTTCTCAAAATCGAGCTTTATCAGCTTCAAAAGAACCTAACATAAGTGTTCTAATTTTAAAAGACAAAAAAATTAGAATTAGGTCAGATAGATCAATTCCATTAACAATCAAAGGTCAAAGATTTTCAAATAAAAAAATTAAAGGTTTAACTTTAAAAAAACAAAATAATAGAACTACTCTAATTTTTGATAAGAATAAACAAAAAATTTATGATTTGAAAAATAAAGAAAAATTTTTAGTGAGTTCCTCAGATAGAAGAGGCATTTGGGTTGGTCAGAAAAGATACGCAGGTAAATTGAACATTTTTATAAGTGATAATTACATATTGGTAGTTAATGTTCTTGGGATTGAGAAGTATCTCGCTAGTGTTGTTGGTTCAGAAATGCCCGCTAAATGGCCTTTGGAAGCATTAAAAGCTCAAGCTATCGCATCTAGAACTTATGCTTTGAAGCAAAAAGGAAATCCTCTATACGATATTGATTCGACAAATATGAATCAGGTCTATATAGGACTTGAGGCTGGGACACATAAAACTAAAAGAGCAGTAAACAGCACAAGATCATTAGTTTTAACTTATGAAAACAAATTAATTAATGCTTTATTTCATAGTAGTTCTGCTGGCATGACAGAGAATAGCCAAGATGTATGGAAAAATAAATATCCATATTTATCAAGTGTTAAAGACTTTGATAAAAATAATCCAAAACTTCGATGGAATCAAAAGTTCTCACAATCTCAATTGCAAAAATTATTCCCACGGATTGGAGGGATAAACAAAATTGAAATCTTAAATGTAACAAGTACGGGTCGAGTAAAAAATGTAAGAATTCATGGTGATTTTGGTACTGATCAAATTTCAGGAGTTGATATTCGAAAAAAAATGAACCTTAAAAGTACTTTAGTTAGATTTAAATTTGTCGAAGATAATGAATTTAAATCTCTTAATCATACTCCTAAATTATTATCAACAAATGGATTAGAAAATGAACCTCTTACCCATATTGTTCGAGTTGGAGAAACCTTGATAGTTATTGCTGATCAATATGATGTAAGTGTTGAGGAAATCGTTGCGTTAAATAATATTAAAGATTCATCAATAATAAAGATAGGTCAAAGATTATTAGTTCCCAGAAATCCTCTTAATTCTTCATCTTCTCCAGCAAAGATTTTAGTAGTTTCAGGATTTGGATCTGGTCATGGTGTTGGGATGAGTCAATGGGGAGCTAAACATATGGCGAATCAGGGAGCAAAAGCAAAAACTATCTTAAAACATTTTTATAAAGGAGTTGAGATAAAACCTTTTAAAAAATATTTTTTATAA